taaaaaaaacccttgaAGTTCCTAATTGATATTATAAGTTATAACCCTCGACTCGTGATTATTTTAAGTGCTTTCATGGAATGAATCTTTTACTATTATATATGCATTTAATAAACTACCATGCATATATGTTTAtacgaaaaatatatatatatattttttatataacagaaaagaaataattttttattaatcatttgaaattttcaaatgatgCATTTTTAGACTGGCTGCAGTTGAGCCTGCAGATTCTGCCGGTTGTCGACCAGTACTTGAAGCCTGATTTGCCTGTGAATCCTTCGAATGAATTCCTCAGCCCTTGTGTTAAGTTCTTCAACAGACATGCTTGAAAACTCGTCTTCTTCAATCTGATCATGAGACAGCGATTCAACCCCTTTTCCCTCCCAGGTCCCAGCGATTGTTTCCTGCGCAATAGTACTGATCCGCACATTCTCAACTTCTTGATCGGTTGTGCTCAAATCTTTCAGCTTTTCCACACTTTTCTCTTGAGGGTTTtctgtattatcatcttcttgtTTGATCTCTTTTTCCGTAGCTTCGGGTTTAAGATTCTGATAACCATCGTCATTTGCAGAAGAAACCAtgctataatatttttcatcagGTGGAGTCGTCATCTTTGTTTCGACGTTCATGTCCGCTAAtctcatgttgtttttgatccCGCACTCTCGGGAGATATATTCTTGCTTTTCTGACGAAGAGAAAGCATCAAAATCAGCAGCGATAATGAGAATGAGAGTGTTTGCTATGAAAAACCAGAATTTAGTGGTGCATGGAAAGGTTAAATGTGAGAATCTGAAGACACAGAATATgataaaatacaagaaaatataTGACAAAATTGGCCGGAATGGTTTCAGTTTCATAGTGGAATTCTTGGGAtacattttgaatatttgaatgttgaaagaTTTTTCTGTTAAATTCAGACATGGGATGGCCATGTTTTAGACTAGGTTTAATGTCACTATATCGTAGGTTTAGCAAATAAATCGTGGAATGTGTACTTATATATATAGGTAGCTAATTAAGTCTAAAACCCAAAATATCTATCGAGAGAATATGCAATCATGCATAATATTCCACTCCCAATAATTTTTACTTTCACATCAATTTTACCGAATATGTTTATTAATACAATATACGATTATGATGAGAACacgaattatatatattgtcgATCATCCAATAACAATTCTTTCAAATATAGCATCCTCGATATACCGATTATTGATGAGAGCGTACATCAATATTGTTACTCATGTGGTGTAATGACATAAACCCCTCTCTCATAGTCAATAGGCTCCCCAATGTATTAATAGAAAGGCCGGTAATATaacatgacaaaaacttgtgtgagacggtctcacaggtcgtattttgtgagacgtatccTTATTTGGgccatccataaaaaatattaatttttatactaagagtattactttttattgtgaatatcggtagagttgacctgtctcacatataaagattcgtgagactgtctcacaaaagacctaatcatataatatacaaCTGTTTGTGGTGTTAGATTACAATCTATAGAGTGGAATTTCGCAAAAtcatcttatttatttattttatttttttcaacaaaatattaattaaccactctaaaaaaaattcattttgtaTATGGGAAAAAAATCGTGAAACTATAAGATCATATTGCTTCAATAAATCGAAGAAATTATTTAACTCATCGATGACACCGAACAGCAGCCCGCTGATTGAATTTGCGCCACGCTTAAGTTTTTAATAATCTTggtaattattaattaattgttattaAGGATAAGTATTTACGTTCATTAAGCAAGTATAGATaggattataatttttaatggttttattGATACGAAAATCTTCTTTAATATTTGATTGCTGATTTTGTATGCATATTTTAATGTTACTTGAGGAGAAAAATAATGGTGTTGGTAAATTACGTGGCGTTTGTGCACTGATAACGTGTTTTAAGTAGCTAATGTCGTTTTTACGGAAATGATTATTGTGTTTTATACAGTAATTTCCATGTGCAAAAGCGTCACTAAGAGAAAATTGAGAATATAGAAAAATACATGAAATCGTAATTTCGTgtacgtgtatatatatataactgagACGTAAGACGACTCGACTTTACCCATGAATTTTTTGGCATTAAAATGTCGAGTTATTTTGAAtccaataaaatataatatattgatttttttttaatataaaaaattgttatatatatgatactcactgaaaatttagggtccggTTCCAGCAAGtgacactagtccagacgcaggctTCGAATTTCATTTCTCACAATCAGTATCTTTCGGTTTGCACTGGATAAATTCATGAGTTAACGTAGTAGTATGTAAACCATACCAAACAAATCATGTCTGATATGCTCGTCCGAGAAACTATTTCTATGATAATTTTCGGTTTGCACTGGATAAATTCATGAGTTAACGTAGTAGTATATAAACCATATCAAACAAATCATGTCTGATATGCTCGTCCGAGAAACTGTTTCTATGATAAATTTCAGTTTGCACCGGATAAATTCATTAGTTAACGTGGTAGTATGTAAACCATACCAAACAAATCATGTCTGATATGCTCGTCCGAGAAACTGTTTGTAAAAGAAATTGAGTTTTATATGTGAGTTTTCATGTTAATAGGTTTggtattataagaaaatttgaTTTGAGCTTTAGAAATCAAAATTTGCTTTACTATCAAAATAGTTCATATGTACTTGTCTGTGAATCACAATTGGTCCCAATAGGCTTGCAATACTTGGCCCAAAATATAAATTGAACGACAATGACCATGGCTGCAAGTAATTTTCACGTACACCAACTAACTTCAACTCAAAAAAGAAAAGGCAATCCTTGGAGAATTGGAactatttttaaggaatataaaataaatcacgATTTTAATTAATGTCCTATTTATTGTTTGTAATATTATACAAGTTACCAGGATATACGCGTTGCGTGTATAAcgaaacatataaatatttatatatttgttaattGATTTAAGATTCATTCAAAACTTAATTTCAAAACTATGTTGAGTGCATAAACAGAATTCTAAATTGAAAAGCATAACAATTGACTCTTAAATTACAAATGATTGCGGCAACAAACTTTTTAAATTTGTACTTACCAAATAAGAAATTTGAGATATGCAACATAAACTCCAATAAAAAACGAAGACTTGATATTTAACCCAAActgcaataattttttttacaatgctCTTGCAACTCAAGCAAATATACTGATACTCTATGGATGTGCCCATTATCTCTGGCTCATCTCTAATCCAAATGGAAGACAGGCCCATCAAGGGctcaggtattctcctataaataccagttttgataattcattcactatattattttcgCCAGCatccttagctgctccccccatatatcctcagtatttgacttgagcgtcggaggggctacgccaggacaccctccagcccccttctaacgatcttattcgtgatttcatgCTCAGGGAAATTTCGAaccctgcgtctggactagtgacacttgctaGAGTCGGACTCTAAAATTCCTGTGAGtatcatatacatataattaaatataattatttttatatatttttttaaaaataaaaataaactataatactatttaaataatattttaaaatttaaaatttgaataatcatgtatataattaaaaagtaaaattttaaaaatatttttttaaaaaatagaagaaaataaacaaattctaaaaaaaatttaaaaagtggtGAACCGGTCGGACCGGTTTTTAACCGGTTCACTTGTTTGACTGCAAAACAACTTTAGGATTATGTCCGGACCGGACTCGTGGTCGATTCCTCGGCCtgtttgattttaaaaacaatgtcaaaaatattatttttcatgataaaatTGAATCGGATCAACCAactcacaaatataaatatatgagactACCTCAcaaaataacaataaatttaGTCCACTTCACTTTATTGGCAAAGACATGTAACTCATCTTTTTTCAGAAAcgttttaatttaatctttctGTGTTTTTGAAAAAGAGTTCTTTCCAGACGTGGAAAGAAGAAGAGAAATGAAAAACGTGGTAATGTACAAAGAGT
The Primulina huaijiensis isolate GDHJ02 unplaced genomic scaffold, ASM1229523v2 scaffold30697, whole genome shotgun sequence genome window above contains:
- the LOC140967939 gene encoding uncharacterized protein; translation: MAIPCLNLTEKSFNIQIFKMYPKNSTMKLKPFRPILSYIFLYFIIFCVFRFSHLTFPCTTKFWFFIANTLILIIAADFDAFSSSEKQEYISRECGIKNNMRLADMNVETKMTTPPDEKYYSMVSSANDDGYQNLKPEATEKEIKQEDDNTENPQEKSVEKLKDLSTTDQEVENVRISTIAQETIAGTWEGKGVESLSHDQIEEDEFSSMSVEELNTRAEEFIRRIHRQIRLQVLVDNRQNLQAQLQPV